A single genomic interval of Scatophagus argus isolate fScaArg1 chromosome 22, fScaArg1.pri, whole genome shotgun sequence harbors:
- the tmem168a gene encoding transmembrane protein 168-A, which yields MAREEEEEGLTVDGPKEVDMFASVRCLGYLSSVNLLVAVCVGMYVRWEVTSEPMILVIFILGLFVLGIASILHYYFAMEKASLSLFRLWFGFLLGLLCFLNSPTLDSNVKELVANYLLLASLIMKTVWAVTERICCSIRYKPTLLTSAELLELLGFAVASTTMLLHKSVAIIGLVVGLGTLIVDLRMKSPLALPNLASFSLVTSLVFFQALGITANPYALGCYLGRLLCEPMLDVYFSGLGPSERWIPVLSMGNVFRRLSLLPLSLIELAFFVLAAVKLGHLELWYLVIPGFCLFGLFWSICHIILLITIWGFHTKLSECQKAWKAQRSSNRSLDQVMASRGIRHFCLISERLVFFSILSTVILGAVSWQPSNGVFLSALLVVLPLESLAHGLFHELGSCLGGTCVGYALVIPTAYCSADGQPTLLPPEQVQLMNLRSTGMLNNVQRLFSHHMIQTFGCDYSTSGVTLETLQTKLRNFLELRTADGPRHDTYLVFYSGHTHKGTGAWALAGGERFHLAQLLELWQEKNAGHCSRLILVLDTENSLPWVKEVRRIEGIYVAVQGAELSAIRVDPEARDVPLLGDFTSEWVEFNCNPDSDTQWSEKGRTLTAVYGVSKRWSDYTLHLPTGSDVAKHWKTHFPKVTYPLVYLSNWCCGLNLFWLCSVCLRCFRRCKLAWFPPAVLDTGQGIKLVHS from the exons ATGGCacgggaggaagaggaagagggactGACGGTCGATGGACCCAAGGAGGTGGATATGTTTGCCTCAGTGCGTTGCCTGGGTTACCTGTCGAGCGTCAACCTCCTTGTGGCAGTATGCGTTGGCATGTATGTACGCTGGGAGGTGACAAGTGAACCAATGATTCTGGTCATCTTTATCCTGGGCCTCTTTGTCCTGGGGATAGCCAGCATTCTCCATTACTACTTTGCCATGGAGAAAGCCAGTCTCAGCTTATTCCGACTGTGGTTTGGCTTTTTGCTCGGCCTTCTGTGTTTCCTCAACAGTCCTACCTTGGATTCAAACGTCAAGGAACTGGTTGCCAACTATCTCCTCTTAGCCAGTTTAATCATGAAAACAGTATGGGCTGTAACCGAGCGAATATGCTGCTCCATCCGTTACAAACCCACCTTGCTGACCTCAGCTGAGTTGCTGGAGCTCTTGGGATTTGCTGTTGCCAGCACTACCATGCTTCTTCACAAGTCAGTGGCCATAATAGGCTTGGTAGTGGGCTTGGGGACTCTAATTGTGGACCTGAGGATGAAATCACCCCTGGCTTTGCCCAACCTGGCCAGTTTTTCCTTGGTTACCTCTCTTGTGTTTTTCCAGGCCCTAGGCATTACAGCCAACCCTTATGCCCTCGGCTGCTATCTGGGCAGACTGCTGTGTGAGCCTATGTTGGATGTTTACTTCAGTGGACTGGGGCCCAGCGAGCGCTGGATACCAGTGCTCTCTATGGGGAACGTGTTTAGGAGGCTGTCCTTGCTGCCTCTGAGTCTGATTGAGCTGGCCTTCTTTGTCCTGGCTGCCGTTAAG CTTGGCCACTTGGAGCTGTGGTATCTGGTGATCCCAGGCTTCTGtctttttggtcttttctgGTCCATCTGCCACATAATTCTGCTGATTACAATATGGGGCTTCCACACCAAGCTGAGTGAGTGTCAGAAGGCCTGGAAGGCCCAGCGATCCAGTAACCGGAGTCTCGACCAAGTCATGGCCTCCAGGGGCATCCGACACTTCTGCCTCATTTCAGAACGCCTGGTGTTTTTTAGCATCCTGTCTACAGTCATATTGGGAGCTGTTTCCTGGCAG cccTCCAACGGTGTCTTCCTCAGCGCTCTGCTGGTGGTGCTGCCTCTGGAGTCCCTGGCCCATGGTTTGTTCCATGAGCTGGGCAGCTGCCTGGGGGGCACCTGCGTTGGCTACGCCCTGGTGATACCTACTGCTTACTGCAG CGCCGATGGCCAGCCGACTCTCCTGCCGCCCGAGCAAGTACAACTGATGAACCTGCGCTCCACAGGTATGCTGAACAACGTGCAGCGCCTCTTTTCCCACCACATGATCCAGACGTTTGGATGTGACTACTCCACCAGTGGCGTTACTCTGGAGACCTTGCAGACGAAGCTGCGCAACTTTCTGGAGCTGCGTACAGCAGATGGGCCCCGTCATGACACCTATCTGGTTTTCTACagtgggcacacacacaaaggcaccGGCGCTTGGGCTCTGGCTG GAGGTGAGAGATTCCACCTGGCCCAGTTGCTGGAGCTGTGGCAGGAGAAGAACGCCGGCCACTGTTCCCGTCTGATCCTCGTCCTGGATACTGAAAACTCCCTCCCCTGGGTGAAGGAGGTGCGCAGGATAGAGGGCATCTATGTAGCCGTGCAGGGGGCTGAGCTGTCCGCCATCAGGGTGGACCCAGAGGCCAGAGACGTCCCCCTCCTCGGGGACTTCACCTCCGAATGGGTGGAGTTCAACTGCAACCCAGACAGCGACACCCAGTGGTCAGAAAAGGGAAGGACCCTGACGGCTGTCTACGGAGTGTCCAAACGCTGGAGCGACTACACGCTTCACTTGCCCACTGGAAGTGACGTTGCCAAGCATTGGAAGACCCACTTCCCTAAGGTGACATATCCCTTAGTGTACCTCTCCAACTGGTGCTGCGGCCTCAACCTGTTCTGGTTGTGTAGCGTGTGTCTGCGCTGCTTCAGGAGGTGTAAACTAGCTTGGTTCCCACCAGCTGTACTGGACACTGGACAGGGCATTAAACTGGTGCACTCTTAG